From Oreochromis aureus strain Israel breed Guangdong linkage group 4, ZZ_aureus, whole genome shotgun sequence, a single genomic window includes:
- the LOC120439953 gene encoding piggyBac transposable element-derived protein 2-like translates to MIVMKAALMFPWMKMLLQQVDLINFLTTLCQTITQPRLSVVFCDNYFTSFKLVQHLDTSLGVKCIGTVRPNRTGGATLMTDKELMKRGRGAFDYRSAEGVIAVKWFDNKCVNLLSNASGIMPLSTVKHWSKESKAKVMIPCPSLIPAYNEHMGGINLSDMLVHLYKTPAKSTRWYLPLFGYMLDLSIANSWLVYKRECGQLNQKPITLKRFRLAVAHSLKQVNKPASKVGRPSSSSPPPPKKRYTPRPSQPQPDVRYDCFGHWPLHCDKRGRCNYCPTGVSRWKCQKCNVFLCLNASQECFAVYHQKI, encoded by the coding sequence ATGATAGTGATGAAAGCTGCTTTGATGTTTCCCTGGATGAAGATGCTCCTTCAACAAGTAGATCTAATAAACTTTTTGACAACACTTTGCCAAACCATAACACAGCCAAGGCTTTCTGTTGTGTTCTGTGACAACTATTTTACCAGTTTTAAACTGGTCCAGCACCTAGACACCTCATTGGGTGTCAAGTGCATTGGCACTGTTCGACCAAATCGCACAGGTGGAGCCACTTTGATGACAGACAAAGAGCTGATGAAGAGAGGGCGTGGAGCTTTTGACTACAGGTCTGCTGAAGGTGTGATCGCAGTTAAATGGTTTGACAACAAATGTGTGAACCTGCTAAGTAATGCTTCTGGGATCATGCCACTTTCAACTGTCAAACACTGGAGCAAAGAGTCCAAGGCGAAAGTTATGATCCCATGCCCATCACTCATCCCTGCATACAATGAGCATATGGGAGGGATAAATCTCTCTGACATGCTGGTACACCTGTACAAGACCCCAGCCAAGTCTACAAGATGGTACCTGCCACTCTTTGGTTACATGCTTGATCTGTCCATTGCAAATTCCTGGCTAGTCTACAAGAGGGAATGTGGACAACTAAACCAGAAACCAATCACACTCAAAAGATTCCGCCTGGCAGTTGCGCATAGCTTGAAACAAGTCAACAAGCCAGCATCCAAAGTTGGCCGACCATCATCCAGctctccaccaccaccaaagAAACGATACACCCCAAGACCCTCACAACCACAGCCAGATGTGCGATATGACTGCTTTGGGCATTGGCCACTTCACTGTGACAAGCGAGGCCGATGCAATTACTGTCCAACGGGCGTCTCAAGATGGAAATGccaaaaatgcaatgttttcTTGTGCTTGAATGCCAGTCAGGAATGCTTTGCAGTGTACCACCAGAAGATCTAA